One part of the Marispirochaeta sp. genome encodes these proteins:
- a CDS encoding valine--tRNA ligase, whose amino-acid sequence MGTEMLPKAYNPKDFEDRIYAMWEEQNAFAPEGSAHESPFVIVIPPPNVTGVLHMGHGLNNTLQDILIRFYRMKGVPTLWVPGTDHAGIATQNVVERRLKARGTSRHDLGREKFVQETWKVKEEHHGIITRQLKKIGASCDWSRERFTLDEGLSKAVREVFVSLYERGLVYRGNYMVNWCPSCGTALSDDEVEHQEAHGRLTWFKYPLEDGSGYIQVATTRPETMLGDTAVAVHPEDERYTNLVGKMVRLPLADRLIPIIADSYVDREFGSGAVKITPAHDPNDWEIGKRHNLEVINVLAEDATMNENVPEDFRGLPVLEARKKVVEALDNLGAVVEVKEHVHQVGHCYRCDSVIEPYLSEQWFVRMRSLADKALDAWRKEEIVFYPRKWENTYRNWLEGIRDWCISRQLWWGHRIPVWYCDDCGETMVLREDPETCSKCGSKKIHQDEDVLDTWFSSWLWPFSTLGWPEKTEDLAAFYPTTTLVTGYDIIFFWVSRMIMAGLEFMEKVPFRDIYITGLVRDKQGRKMSKSLGNGIDPLEVVNTYGADAMRFTLVFLASQGQDILIDMDSFKLGSKFANKIWNAARFLLMNMEGRTLKPLKECELTQVDRWILHQLNEAAATVDRAIKGYRFNEAAQAVYEFFWNDFCDWYIEASKLSLYSDDEGEQDRAASLLAAILEESLRLLHPFVSFLTEEIYQKLPIKKGALITAAYPEYTSERRAEETVQQFSLLQDMIRGIRTLRSEFAVPPEKKIKVVVKVDSGFTAAGFFEDHAVLVKSLISASELIIGENVETGDGAIPLAGNGYESFVFIREAIDVQAETAKMEKEIGKLMKLIKSTEGKLSNDKFISNAPEEVITREREKLSEFQERSTKLSRYIEELK is encoded by the coding sequence ATGGGTACCGAAATGTTGCCGAAAGCGTATAATCCCAAGGATTTTGAAGACCGAATCTACGCTATGTGGGAAGAGCAGAATGCCTTTGCTCCCGAAGGCAGCGCCCATGAATCCCCGTTTGTTATTGTCATTCCTCCGCCGAATGTAACCGGTGTACTGCACATGGGGCATGGACTTAATAATACCCTGCAGGATATTCTAATCCGTTTTTACCGCATGAAGGGGGTTCCCACTCTCTGGGTCCCCGGGACAGACCACGCTGGAATAGCTACGCAGAATGTTGTCGAGAGGCGTTTAAAAGCACGGGGGACCAGCCGTCATGATCTGGGCAGGGAGAAGTTTGTTCAGGAAACCTGGAAGGTCAAAGAAGAGCACCACGGTATTATTACCCGTCAGCTGAAGAAAATCGGCGCTTCCTGCGACTGGAGCCGGGAACGCTTTACCCTGGACGAGGGACTTTCAAAAGCTGTACGTGAAGTCTTTGTTTCTCTGTACGAGCGGGGATTAGTTTACCGCGGAAACTATATGGTCAACTGGTGTCCTTCCTGCGGTACAGCCCTGTCGGACGATGAAGTAGAGCATCAGGAAGCTCACGGCAGACTGACCTGGTTCAAGTATCCGTTAGAGGACGGTTCCGGATACATCCAGGTTGCTACTACGCGGCCGGAAACCATGCTCGGCGATACTGCGGTGGCTGTGCATCCCGAGGATGAGCGTTACACCAATCTTGTGGGTAAAATGGTGCGGCTGCCCCTGGCGGACCGTCTTATCCCGATTATCGCTGACAGCTATGTTGACCGGGAGTTCGGTTCCGGGGCAGTCAAGATAACTCCCGCCCACGATCCCAACGACTGGGAGATCGGGAAACGTCATAATCTTGAGGTAATCAATGTCCTGGCAGAAGACGCCACGATGAACGAAAACGTTCCCGAAGACTTCCGCGGTTTGCCTGTTCTGGAAGCCAGGAAGAAGGTCGTTGAGGCCCTGGATAATCTTGGAGCTGTCGTTGAAGTAAAGGAGCATGTTCATCAGGTTGGACACTGTTACCGCTGTGACTCGGTTATTGAACCCTACCTGTCGGAGCAGTGGTTCGTCCGGATGCGTTCCCTGGCAGACAAGGCCCTTGATGCCTGGCGCAAGGAAGAGATCGTTTTTTATCCCCGGAAATGGGAAAATACCTATCGTAACTGGCTGGAGGGAATTCGGGACTGGTGTATATCCCGCCAACTCTGGTGGGGACACCGTATTCCCGTATGGTACTGCGATGATTGCGGCGAGACCATGGTCCTGCGGGAAGACCCTGAAACCTGCTCCAAGTGCGGTTCAAAAAAAATACACCAGGATGAGGATGTACTGGATACCTGGTTCTCCTCCTGGCTCTGGCCTTTTTCTACCCTCGGCTGGCCCGAAAAGACCGAGGATCTGGCAGCTTTCTATCCTACAACCACTCTGGTAACCGGATACGACATAATCTTTTTCTGGGTTTCCCGCATGATTATGGCAGGCCTCGAGTTTATGGAAAAGGTACCCTTCCGGGATATCTACATAACCGGCCTGGTTCGGGATAAACAGGGCCGCAAGATGTCCAAATCTCTGGGCAACGGTATTGATCCTCTGGAGGTGGTTAATACCTACGGGGCTGACGCCATGCGCTTTACCCTGGTTTTCCTGGCCTCGCAGGGTCAGGACATCCTGATAGATATGGACAGCTTCAAGCTGGGCAGCAAATTCGCGAACAAGATCTGGAACGCAGCCCGTTTTCTGCTGATGAACATGGAAGGCCGTACGCTGAAACCTTTGAAAGAGTGCGAACTGACTCAGGTGGACCGCTGGATACTGCATCAGCTGAATGAGGCCGCCGCCACCGTTGATCGCGCCATAAAGGGCTACCGTTTTAATGAAGCGGCCCAGGCGGTCTATGAGTTCTTCTGGAACGACTTTTGTGACTGGTACATTGAGGCCTCCAAGCTTTCCCTGTACTCCGACGACGAGGGTGAACAGGATCGGGCGGCGAGCCTGTTGGCCGCGATTCTTGAGGAGTCTCTGCGGTTGCTGCACCCCTTTGTCTCCTTTCTTACCGAAGAGATCTACCAGAAGCTTCCAATAAAAAAGGGAGCCCTGATTACGGCAGCATATCCTGAATATACCAGCGAACGTCGGGCGGAAGAGACGGTTCAGCAATTCAGTCTGCTTCAGGACATGATTCGCGGGATCCGTACCCTGCGCAGCGAATTCGCTGTGCCGCCGGAGAAAAAGATCAAGGTCGTGGTTAAAGTGGATTCGGGTTTCACGGCTGCCGGCTTCTTCGAAGACCATGCTGTACTGGTAAAGAGTCTTATAAGCGCCTCGGAGCTGATTATCGGCGAGAATGTGGAAACCGGGGACGGGGCGATCCCCCTTGCCGGAAACGGGTATGAGAGCTTTGTCTTTATCCGCGAGGCCATCGATGTTCAAGCTGAAACGGCCAAGATGGAGAAGGAAATCGGCAAGCTGATGAAGCTGATTAAGTCCACTGAAGGAAAACTCTCCAACGACAAGTTTATTTCCAACGCCCCGGAAGAGGTAATTACCAGGGAGCGGGAGAAGCTGAGTGAGTTTCAGGAACGCAGCACGAAGCTGTCGCGGTATATAGAAGAACTAAAATAA
- a CDS encoding trimethylamine methyltransferase family protein, with protein sequence MKRHQYKPLSEAEIQRIDQATMKVLSSTGFEVHEDEAFELFSRVAESVDTEKRIVRLSEKRIREIISSAPGELTLFSRDGKNDCRLGSGEVYFGTGGTALNMLDYPEGLCRPAVLKDLENIARVVDKMDNVHLFLLPTYPNETPIDKVDISRFYTGLKFTAKHVMGGVYTGEGINSVIRMAEELAGGKDQLRKRPFLSMITCGISPLRLDSKYGRFMMQIAKEGIPLAVPAEPLCGATSPMSLAGTLVIQNCDALINVMLTQLVNPGTPVIYGCVSTSTDQRNLGYLGGPVESGMINAATAQMTQYYGIPYYATAGISDSKTLDAQCGYESAINNLLVGMAGADFIHDAAGLMEFAMTVSLEKLVIDNEILGYAKRAIRGIEVNDETLALKDIQKIGPGGNFLTSRHTRKFMRKEHYAPTLSNRDQRSQWEAGGRVSVDERAHEIVKSILEGEAEIYLKDSVFKEKIVV encoded by the coding sequence TTGAAAAGACACCAGTATAAACCACTATCCGAGGCAGAAATCCAGCGCATCGATCAGGCAACAATGAAGGTACTGTCGAGTACCGGCTTTGAGGTCCATGAGGATGAAGCCTTCGAATTGTTTTCCCGGGTTGCCGAATCGGTGGACACGGAGAAAAGAATAGTTCGTTTGTCAGAAAAACGTATACGGGAAATAATTTCCTCCGCTCCAGGAGAGCTTACTCTCTTCAGCAGGGACGGAAAAAATGACTGCCGTCTTGGTTCCGGGGAGGTCTATTTCGGAACCGGCGGGACGGCCCTTAATATGCTTGATTATCCTGAGGGCTTATGCAGACCGGCGGTGCTCAAGGACCTGGAAAATATTGCCCGGGTTGTGGACAAGATGGATAATGTTCATCTGTTTTTATTGCCCACATACCCAAATGAGACCCCCATTGATAAGGTTGATATAAGCCGCTTCTACACCGGACTTAAATTCACGGCAAAGCACGTTATGGGTGGCGTGTACACTGGAGAGGGAATCAACTCGGTTATCCGTATGGCGGAGGAGCTTGCTGGAGGAAAGGATCAGCTTCGCAAGCGTCCTTTTTTGTCGATGATCACCTGCGGAATCAGTCCCTTACGTCTGGATTCCAAGTACGGAAGATTTATGATGCAGATAGCCAAAGAAGGGATTCCCCTGGCTGTCCCGGCAGAGCCATTGTGCGGGGCAACCTCTCCCATGTCTTTGGCGGGGACCCTGGTTATCCAGAACTGCGATGCTCTTATAAACGTTATGCTTACCCAGCTGGTGAACCCGGGAACTCCGGTAATATACGGCTGCGTTTCCACCTCTACAGATCAGCGTAATCTTGGCTACCTGGGGGGACCTGTGGAAAGCGGAATGATCAATGCTGCTACCGCCCAAATGACCCAGTATTACGGAATTCCTTATTATGCTACTGCCGGTATAAGCGATTCCAAAACCCTGGATGCCCAGTGCGGTTACGAATCGGCTATCAACAACCTGCTTGTTGGTATGGCGGGGGCGGATTTTATTCACGATGCTGCAGGCCTTATGGAGTTTGCCATGACCGTAAGCCTGGAAAAACTTGTTATAGACAATGAAATTCTCGGCTATGCCAAACGGGCAATTCGCGGTATTGAAGTGAACGATGAGACCCTGGCCCTTAAGGACATTCAGAAAATTGGTCCCGGGGGGAATTTTCTAACCTCCCGGCATACCCGCAAATTCATGAGAAAAGAACATTATGCCCCCACCCTGAGTAACCGGGACCAGCGAAGCCAATGGGAAGCAGGCGGCCGGGTCTCCGTAGATGAGAGGGCCCACGAGATTGTTAAATCGATTCTCGAAGGAGAAGCGGAGATATATCTGAAGGATTCAGTTTTTAAGGAGAAGATTGTCGTATGA
- a CDS encoding dihydropteroate synthase, with the protein MILIGERINATRKSIKTAIQNQDTGTIQAEITRQDTAGATYIDLNAGTGAGDMDQEARDLCWLIDIALETTDKKLVLDAASPAVLKKAVEHLGERRAFMINSVKGDFSTTMKEIMDLAAGQEAPLIALAMDEDGIPSSTEKRLEICSAIRKEAQSRGIPDKHLFFDPLVLPISADISQGMVTFTTISGIKEMYPEAKTTMGLSNVSHGLKERLKINSTFLSIAIAYGLDSAICDPGKVSIRRAAVLGELIAGKDRHCRKFSRAYRGGLFND; encoded by the coding sequence ATGATACTGATTGGTGAACGGATAAACGCTACCCGCAAAAGCATTAAAACCGCGATTCAGAATCAGGATACCGGAACCATTCAAGCGGAAATTACGCGTCAGGACACAGCCGGCGCCACCTATATAGACCTTAATGCCGGAACCGGCGCGGGAGATATGGACCAGGAGGCCCGGGATCTGTGCTGGCTTATCGATATAGCCCTTGAAACAACGGATAAAAAACTTGTCCTCGACGCGGCGAGTCCCGCGGTCCTGAAAAAAGCAGTGGAACACCTTGGAGAACGCCGGGCCTTTATGATCAACTCCGTAAAAGGGGATTTCTCCACCACCATGAAAGAAATTATGGACCTGGCAGCAGGCCAGGAAGCCCCCCTTATTGCCTTGGCAATGGACGAGGACGGGATTCCTTCTTCCACGGAAAAGCGGCTCGAAATCTGCAGCGCCATCCGTAAAGAGGCCCAGTCCCGGGGAATCCCGGACAAGCACCTCTTTTTTGACCCCCTGGTATTGCCTATATCGGCGGATATATCCCAGGGGATGGTCACCTTTACTACAATCAGCGGTATTAAGGAGATGTACCCCGAGGCAAAGACAACCATGGGGCTGTCAAATGTCAGCCACGGATTAAAAGAACGCTTAAAGATCAACAGCACCTTTCTCTCGATTGCCATAGCCTATGGTCTGGACTCGGCCATCTGCGATCCCGGCAAGGTCTCTATCCGCAGGGCTGCTGTTCTTGGTGAATTGATCGCCGGGAAAGACCGTCACTGCAGAAAATTCTCCCGCGCCTATCGGGGAGGTCTTTTCAATGATTGA
- a CDS encoding trimethylamine methyltransferase family protein, with translation MIDTKHEFPGTDNALGDGLFRAPLSVNPVKRLSDSQVRCIHEASLSLLMDPGIRCFSKKTAEIYRQAGCSVEERAGNEEHRVLIPASCVTEALKTVPSKVVLGARNREKRLLLEADKARVYFGTGSETNIFLESRLETFVSTENGDHTMRYPVYQEERGSAASLAYSAKLCDSLENVDFFIRNVNLQDPELEDAAKDVNVFFASLLYMTKHVQAGLTEVDRLQDVLSLAEIVAGGKDALVRNPLISFIACPVKSPLQMVKDTSEKVIKIAESGLPLVLSSSPQGGSTAPVQEEGIISQINAEILAGIVLTQLVNPGTPVLYGAVPVRARLDNLHDFYGAPEFIHYNIGCAQMARHYGIPCYSSAGVGDAKRPGMQAVLEKFPAQLMVAAGGPQYIHYAFGLLDRTNIFCPLQAVLDNASISLVKDILRTPCFSSEDTQKAADEIRKTAVASGIFARGIRKQLRRGVVSGAYEFADDTSADNVLANAQQKLEALEQEKGNPLDPEVIEAIYKTVPGLLPLQRFTPRK, from the coding sequence ATGATTGATACAAAGCACGAATTCCCTGGTACAGATAATGCCCTGGGGGACGGGCTGTTTCGAGCGCCTCTGTCGGTTAACCCTGTCAAACGGCTTTCGGATTCCCAGGTCCGCTGTATCCATGAAGCATCCCTCTCTCTGCTCATGGATCCCGGCATCAGGTGTTTTTCCAAAAAAACAGCGGAAATCTATCGCCAGGCCGGATGCAGCGTGGAGGAACGTGCAGGGAATGAGGAGCATCGTGTCCTTATTCCAGCCTCATGTGTAACGGAAGCCTTGAAGACTGTACCTTCAAAGGTTGTCCTTGGTGCCCGGAACAGGGAAAAGCGGCTGCTGCTGGAAGCGGACAAGGCCCGGGTCTATTTCGGGACTGGTTCGGAGACCAATATTTTCCTGGAATCCCGGCTTGAAACCTTCGTTTCAACAGAAAACGGAGACCACACCATGCGGTACCCCGTTTACCAGGAAGAGAGGGGAAGCGCTGCAAGTTTGGCCTATTCAGCTAAACTGTGTGATTCCCTTGAAAATGTCGATTTCTTCATCCGTAATGTCAATCTGCAGGACCCGGAGCTTGAAGACGCTGCGAAGGACGTTAATGTGTTCTTTGCCTCCCTTTTGTATATGACCAAACACGTACAGGCGGGTCTCACGGAAGTAGACCGATTACAGGATGTTCTTAGCCTGGCGGAGATTGTTGCCGGCGGTAAGGATGCTCTTGTCAGGAATCCTCTGATCAGTTTTATTGCCTGTCCGGTAAAAAGTCCCCTTCAGATGGTAAAGGACACCTCGGAAAAGGTGATTAAAATCGCCGAAAGCGGTTTGCCCCTGGTTCTCTCGTCCAGTCCCCAGGGTGGTTCCACCGCGCCGGTCCAGGAAGAGGGGATCATAAGCCAGATCAATGCCGAGATTCTGGCGGGGATTGTCCTGACCCAGTTGGTAAATCCAGGGACGCCTGTATTATACGGCGCCGTCCCGGTCCGGGCCAGGCTGGATAATCTGCATGATTTTTACGGTGCACCGGAATTTATTCACTACAATATCGGCTGTGCCCAGATGGCCCGGCACTACGGGATTCCCTGTTATTCCAGTGCAGGGGTAGGTGATGCAAAGCGGCCCGGCATGCAGGCGGTGCTTGAGAAGTTTCCCGCCCAGCTGATGGTGGCTGCCGGCGGGCCCCAGTATATCCATTACGCCTTCGGGCTGCTGGACAGAACGAACATTTTTTGTCCCCTGCAGGCGGTTCTGGATAACGCTTCCATCTCTCTGGTCAAGGATATTCTGCGCACCCCATGTTTTTCCAGCGAGGACACACAGAAGGCAGCTGATGAAATACGGAAGACTGCCGTCGCCTCGGGGATCTTTGCCCGGGGGATTCGCAAACAGCTGCGCAGGGGAGTTGTATCCGGGGCTTACGAGTTTGCCGACGACACGAGCGCTGACAATGTTCTAGCCAATGCCCAACAGAAACTTGAAGCGTTGGAACAGGAAAAGGGAAATCCCCTGGATCCTGAAGTTATTGAAGCAATCTACAAGACGGTACCAGGACTGCTGCCGCTTCAGCGGTTTACGCCGCGGAAATAA
- a CDS encoding cobalamin-dependent protein (Presence of a B(12) (cobalamin)-binding domain implies dependence on cobalamin itself, in one of its several forms, or in some unusual lineages, dependence on a cobalamin-like analog.), which yields MNTEEMLEKIRNAIIMGHLDESDEGFDGDMEGEPGTVELVEEAIKTNVDAGDILTVFNEAMDVVGKKFEEEEYLLPDMLASAECVGEAMDIIEPHLLAGSGQKKGKFLIATVKGDLHDIGKNIVVTMLKGAGYEVKDLGIDVPAEKIINEVKEYKPDFLGLSALLTTTMVEMENVVHKLDEEGREGVKILIGGAPTSEEFARKIGADEHCRDAFEVIEKLKKYKKAG from the coding sequence ATGAACACTGAAGAAATGCTGGAGAAGATCAGGAACGCTATAATTATGGGTCACCTGGATGAAAGCGATGAAGGCTTTGACGGGGATATGGAAGGTGAACCTGGTACGGTCGAGCTGGTGGAAGAGGCTATTAAGACAAATGTGGATGCCGGAGACATTCTGACGGTTTTTAACGAGGCCATGGATGTTGTCGGCAAGAAATTTGAGGAAGAAGAGTACCTTCTGCCGGATATGCTGGCCAGCGCCGAATGTGTTGGCGAGGCAATGGATATTATCGAACCTCATCTGCTTGCAGGAAGCGGCCAGAAGAAAGGCAAATTCCTGATTGCCACAGTAAAGGGTGATCTTCACGATATCGGAAAGAACATTGTCGTTACCATGCTCAAAGGAGCTGGCTACGAAGTAAAAGACCTGGGGATTGATGTCCCTGCGGAAAAGATTATAAACGAGGTTAAGGAGTACAAGCCTGATTTTCTGGGGCTTTCAGCTCTCTTAACTACGACGATGGTGGAAATGGAAAATGTTGTTCACAAGCTGGACGAAGAAGGGCGCGAGGGTGTCAAAATCCTGATCGGCGGAGCCCCGACCTCCGAGGAGTTTGCCCGAAAGATCGGTGCAGATGAGCATTGCCGTGACGCCTTTGAGGTAATCGAGAAACTCAAGAAGTACAAAAAGGCCGGGTAA
- a CDS encoding trimethylamine methyltransferase family protein, whose protein sequence is MTQAGEESKQKTPRTVKPISLLTESQLNLVHETSCRTLEEVGVRVSHKRSVKTFTAAGCKRNGDRILIPRELVEAALADTAKTIHFAAPNSEKSFTVDAEKPVPRFGTGGQALYVLREGDSGFVRKAADGADLKEILSLCDQIDEVDFITRPVEPAVDEESIDEEKSRIFAETVTKPMNLANLVKPEKLERIIEIVGNREYLSFIVCLVVSPLSIDDRAAEKFFTLVEHDIPVAISSCPQGGTTAPLSELGELAQLNAEILSGFVLANLIRPGAKVLYRGIPITSNLLKDGSPRWCTPDSIRRIAQAAELCRRYKIPCCGTAGVADESEPSAETVAQKTLSWVIEAAAGAQYINSAFGMLEQVMTVSPEQYVIDAMVLGKLRKKLKTLGPETVRETAASGVMEALTLFGISISDEITREIASRIDFIFETRDDYTPEAAEKEIQAIKDTCVSGKGGNVFMKGARKGLRRGALYSGTPIEGILDLQTVRAELENCARPYSKEDKHVRYSRMYRKRK, encoded by the coding sequence ATGACGCAGGCAGGAGAAGAGAGTAAACAAAAGACGCCCCGGACGGTCAAGCCGATTTCCCTTCTCACCGAATCCCAGCTGAACCTTGTTCACGAGACCTCGTGCCGCACCCTTGAAGAGGTGGGGGTGCGGGTATCGCATAAAAGGTCGGTTAAAACCTTTACGGCAGCCGGCTGTAAACGTAATGGAGATCGCATCCTGATTCCCAGGGAGCTGGTGGAAGCGGCCCTTGCAGATACGGCAAAAACTATACATTTTGCAGCCCCGAATAGCGAAAAATCCTTCACCGTGGACGCGGAGAAACCGGTACCACGCTTCGGCACCGGCGGTCAGGCTCTATACGTTCTGAGGGAGGGGGATTCCGGTTTTGTGCGAAAAGCAGCGGATGGCGCGGACCTGAAAGAAATTCTCAGCCTCTGTGATCAAATCGATGAGGTTGATTTTATTACGCGGCCGGTAGAGCCCGCGGTGGATGAAGAATCGATTGACGAGGAGAAGTCCCGCATATTTGCAGAAACCGTTACAAAACCGATGAACCTGGCAAACCTGGTTAAGCCGGAAAAACTGGAGAGAATAATCGAGATTGTCGGTAACAGGGAGTACCTGTCCTTTATTGTCTGCCTGGTGGTAAGCCCTCTGTCTATTGATGACAGAGCGGCGGAAAAATTTTTTACCCTGGTTGAACATGATATCCCTGTGGCCATCTCCAGCTGCCCTCAAGGAGGCACCACGGCGCCTCTGTCGGAGCTGGGAGAATTGGCCCAGTTGAACGCGGAGATACTCTCCGGCTTTGTACTGGCCAACCTTATACGTCCGGGAGCAAAGGTACTCTACAGGGGGATCCCCATAACATCAAATCTTTTAAAAGACGGCTCACCCCGCTGGTGTACCCCCGACTCCATACGCAGAATTGCCCAGGCGGCTGAGTTGTGCCGCCGCTATAAAATACCCTGCTGCGGTACCGCCGGAGTCGCCGACGAAAGCGAACCATCAGCGGAAACCGTGGCCCAGAAGACTCTCAGCTGGGTAATCGAAGCTGCCGCCGGCGCCCAGTATATTAACAGCGCCTTTGGTATGCTGGAGCAGGTTATGACTGTCAGTCCTGAGCAGTATGTAATAGATGCCATGGTGCTCGGCAAACTGCGGAAAAAGCTGAAAACCCTGGGACCGGAGACCGTGCGGGAGACCGCAGCTTCCGGTGTAATGGAAGCACTGACGCTGTTCGGTATTTCGATAAGCGATGAAATTACACGGGAAATTGCTTCCCGAATCGACTTTATTTTTGAAACCAGGGATGACTACACACCGGAAGCTGCGGAGAAGGAGATCCAGGCCATAAAGGATACCTGTGTGTCCGGCAAGGGCGGTAATGTTTTTATGAAAGGAGCCCGAAAAGGGCTCCGCCGCGGTGCTCTCTATTCCGGTACACCTATAGAAGGGATTCTTGATTTACAGACTGTCCGGGCTGAGTTGGAAAACTGCGCGCGACCATACAGCAAGGAGGATAAGCATGTGCGGTATAGTAGGATGTATAGGAAACGGAAATAA
- a CDS encoding asparagine synthase-related protein yields MAAIAAESIPNLHTFVVGMKDENGEVGDDVAASRIAAEHIGSPHHELLFSVNDYYEALPQVINKLETYDPSLVRCAVPCYFTCKLASEYVTVVSYRRRGGRNIYRVSVHEEFSHGQAERRGQTLYRNPA; encoded by the coding sequence GTGGCCGCCATTGCCGCCGAATCGATTCCCAATCTGCACACCTTTGTGGTGGGAATGAAGGATGAGAACGGAGAGGTTGGCGACGATGTTGCCGCATCGCGAATCGCCGCTGAACACATCGGTTCACCCCATCATGAGCTCCTTTTTTCTGTGAACGACTATTATGAGGCCCTGCCCCAGGTTATTAACAAGCTGGAGACCTATGATCCGTCCCTGGTACGCTGCGCGGTGCCCTGCTACTTTACCTGTAAGCTGGCATCTGAATATGTGACCGTCGTTTCTTACAGGAGAAGGGGCGGACGAAATATTTACCGGGTATCAGTACATGAAGAATTTTCCCATGGACAAGCTGAACGAAGAGGGCAGACGCTGTATCGGAACCCTGCATAA
- a CDS encoding asparagine synthase-related protein: MKNFPMDKLNEEGRRCIGTLHNINLQRADRMGMLFSLELRVPFLDEEMISLAQEIPPELKIREHEGAKIEKWILRNAFAGTNYLPDEILWRYKVQYTQGAGCESVGQILAESELSDDEYERIKAENPEAVINTKEAAYYYKIFRQYHPQDSILKSIGIWSGFDFAEEREKVRGSMDDLSHAGATQ; the protein is encoded by the coding sequence ATGAAGAATTTTCCCATGGACAAGCTGAACGAAGAGGGCAGACGCTGTATCGGAACCCTGCATAATATAAACCTGCAGCGGGCGGACAGAATGGGAATGCTCTTCAGTCTTGAACTGCGCGTACCCTTTCTGGATGAGGAGATGATTTCCCTGGCCCAGGAGATACCCCCGGAGCTGAAGATCCGGGAACACGAAGGCGCCAAGATAGAAAAATGGATTTTACGCAATGCCTTCGCCGGTACGAATTATCTTCCCGATGAAATCCTGTGGCGCTACAAGGTCCAGTATACCCAGGGGGCAGGGTGCGAGAGCGTTGGGCAGATTCTGGCTGAATCCGAACTCTCCGATGACGAATACGAACGCATAAAGGCGGAAAACCCGGAGGCGGTGATCAATACAAAGGAAGCGGCATATTACTATAAAATATTTCGCCAGTACCATCCCCAGGATTCAATCCTGAAGTCCATTGGTATCTGGTCCGGCTTTGATTTCGCCGAGGAGCGGGAAAAGGTTCGGGGCAGCATGGATGATCTTTCGCATGCGGGGGCGACGCAATGA
- a CDS encoding methylenetetrahydrofolate reductase translates to MNLEAVQEEIKGMKVRDILKRVDTSISFEFFPPKNEKAAETLYKNIEDLIPLKPTFVSVTYGAGGTTRRLTHELVLRIRRMTGLTVVPHLTCVGSSKDEICEIVGRYAEAGIENILALRGDPPQGETEFKPLDDGFTCATDLIRFIKKGVSEYRHRSSLLPRRTQGHTQPS, encoded by the coding sequence ATGAACCTTGAAGCAGTACAGGAAGAAATTAAAGGCATGAAGGTCAGGGATATTCTTAAGCGGGTGGATACCAGCATAAGCTTTGAGTTTTTTCCTCCCAAGAACGAAAAGGCCGCAGAGACCCTGTATAAGAATATTGAAGATCTTATACCCCTGAAGCCGACCTTTGTCAGTGTTACCTATGGTGCCGGCGGTACAACCCGCCGGCTTACCCACGAACTTGTTTTACGTATACGCAGGATGACAGGTTTAACCGTGGTCCCTCACCTGACCTGTGTCGGATCTTCGAAGGACGAAATCTGCGAGATAGTCGGCCGTTACGCCGAGGCCGGTATAGAGAACATCCTTGCCCTGAGAGGGGATCCGCCTCAAGGAGAGACCGAGTTCAAACCCCTTGATGACGGCTTTACCTGTGCCACCGACCTGATTCGTTTCATCAAAAAAGGAGTATCCGAATATCGGCATCGGAGCAGCCTGTTACCCCGAAGGACACAAGGACACACCCAACCGTCTTAA